A window of Flavobacterium flavigenum contains these coding sequences:
- a CDS encoding DUF983 domain-containing protein, giving the protein MFKKGSKLNSILTGSCPKCQKESMYVDKNPLHLTNTLKMNENCSHCGLKYQLEPSFFYGAMYVSYGLNVAVGIAAFIVSFVFFGATIEQSFLAIVITLIVLFPFVLRLARNLYINMFVSYNPKAGEK; this is encoded by the coding sequence ATGTTTAAAAAAGGATCCAAACTAAATAGTATTTTAACAGGGAGTTGTCCTAAATGTCAAAAAGAGAGCATGTATGTGGATAAAAATCCGCTTCATTTGACTAACACTCTCAAAATGAATGAAAACTGTAGCCATTGTGGGTTAAAGTATCAACTTGAACCGTCGTTTTTTTACGGCGCAATGTATGTGAGTTACGGATTAAATGTTGCTGTAGGGATAGCTGCATTTATAGTTTCGTTTGTGTTTTTCGGTGCCACAATTGAGCAGTCATTTTTAGCAATTGTTATTACCTTAATCGTTTTATTTCCCTTTGTTTTAAGGCTAGCCAGAAATTTATACATTAATATGTTTGTTTCTTATAATCCTAAGGCCGGCGAAAAATAG
- a CDS encoding TerD family protein has product MAINLQKGQKIDIGLSKITIGLGWDPNEGTGHDFDLDASAIMINANRKLLGENYFVFYNNLSSPDGALEHTGDDPTGGNSDGDDDEAIKVDLTKIDNDVEEILFVVTIEDFERRKQNFGQVRNSYIRIVDDGNGQEIAKYELDEDFSIETGVEFGRLYKRNNNWRFEASGIGYRADLSFFLEKYYSGEIIK; this is encoded by the coding sequence ATGGCTATAAATTTACAGAAAGGTCAAAAAATTGATATTGGGCTATCGAAGATTACTATTGGGTTAGGATGGGACCCAAATGAGGGTACGGGGCATGATTTTGATTTAGATGCTTCTGCTATCATGATAAATGCAAATAGAAAACTTTTGGGAGAAAATTATTTTGTTTTTTACAATAACCTTTCTTCTCCTGATGGTGCATTAGAACATACAGGTGATGATCCAACAGGTGGAAATAGTGACGGTGATGATGATGAAGCGATAAAAGTAGATCTTACTAAAATTGACAATGATGTAGAGGAAATTCTTTTTGTAGTTACAATTGAAGATTTTGAAAGAAGAAAACAAAATTTTGGACAAGTTAGAAATTCATATATCAGAATTGTTGATGATGGTAACGGTCAGGAAATTGCCAAATATGAATTAGATGAAGATTTTTCTATAGAAACAGGTGTAGAGTTTGGAAGGTTGTACAAACGAAATAATAACTGGAGATTTGAAGCGTCAGGTATTGGTTACAGAGCAGACTTAAGCTTTTTTCTTGAGAAGTATTATTCCGGGGAAATAATCAAATAA
- a CDS encoding TerD family protein has product MAINLEKGQRINLEKSNGTKLQNICVGVNWGAIEKKGFFGTKKEAVDLDASCAVYDDKKNHIDSVNFRKLISNDRAIKHSGDDLTGDLNGDDGLDNEVITLDFTQLTPAANHVAFFINSFRGQDFKDIPFASIRIYEGTPTKVTQEFARFDIANDATFAGNVSMVLGVFYKRNDEWKFSAVGVPTNDKKLEQTIVTIQQNHL; this is encoded by the coding sequence ATGGCAATTAATTTAGAAAAAGGACAACGTATAAATCTTGAAAAAAGTAACGGTACAAAATTACAAAACATTTGTGTTGGCGTAAATTGGGGTGCAATTGAAAAAAAGGGATTCTTTGGAACAAAAAAAGAAGCCGTAGATTTAGATGCAAGCTGTGCGGTTTATGATGATAAAAAAAATCATATTGATTCAGTAAACTTTAGAAAATTAATTTCGAATGATCGCGCTATTAAACACAGTGGAGATGATTTAACAGGAGATTTAAACGGAGATGATGGATTAGACAATGAAGTTATCACTTTAGATTTTACTCAATTAACTCCTGCTGCAAATCACGTTGCATTTTTTATAAACAGTTTTAGAGGTCAGGATTTTAAAGATATTCCATTTGCTTCTATTCGTATTTATGAAGGAACCCCAACAAAAGTAACTCAGGAATTTGCACGTTTTGATATTGCAAATGATGCTACTTTTGCCGGAAATGTTTCTATGGTTTTAGGTGTTTTCTATAAGAGAAATGACGAATGGAAATTTAGCGCAGTTGGAGTACCTACAAACGATAAAAAACTAGAGCAGACAATCGTTACAATTCAACAGAATCATTTATAG
- a CDS encoding TerD family protein has product MAINLQKGQRENINAPKFTIGLGWDTNNSNTGSSFDLDASVFILGDNGKILSDSHFIFYNNLKSPDESVIHTGDNLTGDGDGDDEQVKIDLTKINPSVKEICVVVTIHDAVNRKQNFGQVRNSFIRIVDDSNNSEMVKYELEEDFSIETAVEFGRIYNKDGQWKFEAMGVGMKGGLEDYLNKYN; this is encoded by the coding sequence ATGGCTATAAATTTGCAGAAAGGACAAAGAGAAAATATAAATGCACCAAAATTTACTATTGGTTTAGGATGGGATACTAACAACAGCAATACAGGTTCGAGTTTTGATCTTGACGCCTCTGTTTTTATTCTGGGAGATAATGGTAAAATATTATCTGATTCCCATTTTATATTTTATAACAATTTGAAATCTCCGGATGAGTCTGTTATTCACACAGGAGATAACTTAACAGGAGATGGAGATGGAGATGATGAGCAAGTAAAAATTGATCTGACTAAAATTAATCCTTCTGTGAAAGAAATTTGTGTTGTAGTTACCATTCATGATGCCGTAAACAGAAAACAAAATTTTGGACAGGTTAGAAATTCATTCATTAGAATTGTAGACGACAGCAATAATTCTGAAATGGTAAAATACGAATTAGAAGAAGATTTCTCTATAGAAACTGCTGTTGAATTCGGTAGAATTTACAATAAAGACGGTCAATGGAAATTTGAAGCAATGGGCGTTGGAATGAAAGGCGGATTAGAAGATTACTTAAATAAATATAACTAA
- the gldN gene encoding gliding motility protein GldN, which translates to MKVRNFLIAIVSIAGSYTSTAQSNLLNAKTPAQIGLKTPAQLISDNDKPLAYGYVDDRDVLMGKTTWEIIDLNEKINFPLYFPVDTANIGSDRRSLYDVLTKAMKNGKITEVYADSYFNTKKSLKDIEGSLSRIDTTDAGRELINQYPDDYKSRVVKKKVVTGTGKKKVVTYVDEVVGPTRTVPSEYILKQDLTAADVSQYKIKGYWYFDKRQSELKYRLLGICPVTPDVYTMNSDEKDYIELFWIFYPNSREVLHEAKAFNDNNSALPISFDQILNSRRFNAVVYKEENMYGDREIKEYMKDNAQNQLLESERVKEKIRNFEQDMWNY; encoded by the coding sequence ATGAAAGTAAGAAATTTTTTAATAGCTATTGTTTCTATCGCCGGAAGTTATACTTCTACTGCGCAATCTAACTTGCTTAATGCGAAGACACCTGCACAAATTGGACTTAAAACTCCTGCACAGCTTATCTCAGATAATGACAAGCCTTTGGCTTATGGTTATGTAGATGATAGAGATGTATTAATGGGGAAAACTACCTGGGAAATTATTGATTTAAATGAGAAGATCAACTTTCCCTTATATTTTCCGGTAGATACAGCTAATATTGGTTCTGATAGACGTTCGCTTTATGATGTTTTGACGAAAGCTATGAAAAATGGCAAAATAACTGAGGTATATGCTGATAGTTATTTCAATACTAAAAAATCTTTGAAAGACATCGAAGGATCATTGTCACGTATTGATACAACAGATGCAGGTAGGGAACTTATTAACCAATATCCAGATGATTACAAATCTCGTGTTGTTAAGAAAAAGGTTGTTACTGGTACCGGTAAGAAGAAAGTAGTTACTTATGTAGATGAAGTTGTTGGTCCTACAAGAACAGTTCCTTCAGAATATATTTTAAAACAAGATCTAACTGCTGCAGATGTTTCTCAGTATAAAATTAAAGGATATTGGTATTTTGACAAACGTCAAAGTGAGTTGAAATATCGTTTACTTGGAATTTGTCCGGTAACTCCTGATGTTTATACTATGAACAGCGATGAAAAGGATTATATTGAGTTATTCTGGATTTTTTATCCAAATTCAAGAGAAGTTTTGCATGAAGCAAAAGCTTTTAACGATAATAACTCAGCTCTTCCTATTTCATTTGATCAAATCTTAAATTCTAGACGTTTTAATGCTGTTGTGTATAAAGAAGAAAATATGTATGGAGATCGTGAGATTAAAGAATACATGAAAGACAATGCACAAAACCAATTGTTAGAGTCTGAAAGAGTAAAAGAAAAGATTCGTAATTTCGAACAAGATATGTGGAATTACTAA
- a CDS encoding phosphoribosyltransferase family protein translates to MNKSYSLHKITEKDNCSFKEAEYSRFKFGDKFYAEKFAEELFDGFVAEFKDIILSEKDIVILPSPYLSIPTASNFLCYYFKKELNSFLFKNGKKACIESKIYRNQTYVTDYGNLDFEQRVKLISNDTYYIDRNFIEGKFCIFVDDIKITGSHEHTVNKILDQYDVKGDFVFVYFAELINKEIHPKIENHYNYFAVKNVEDIVSIVNSEDFQYNTRIVKFILSLDDKQFAFLISNISRKKSNELFHLAISNNYHQILEYKKNINVIKID, encoded by the coding sequence GTGAATAAAAGTTACAGTTTACACAAAATAACAGAAAAAGACAACTGCTCTTTTAAGGAAGCAGAATACAGTCGGTTTAAATTTGGAGATAAATTCTATGCAGAGAAATTTGCAGAAGAACTCTTTGATGGATTTGTTGCGGAATTTAAAGATATAATCTTGTCTGAAAAAGATATTGTAATCCTGCCGAGTCCTTATTTATCAATTCCAACGGCTTCTAATTTTTTATGCTACTATTTTAAAAAAGAGCTTAATAGCTTCTTGTTTAAAAATGGTAAAAAGGCTTGCATTGAGTCTAAAATTTACAGAAATCAAACTTATGTAACAGATTATGGAAATCTGGATTTTGAACAGCGTGTTAAATTAATTTCGAATGATACCTATTACATAGACCGTAATTTTATTGAAGGTAAGTTTTGCATCTTTGTTGATGATATCAAAATAACCGGAAGTCATGAACATACTGTAAATAAGATCCTGGATCAATATGATGTTAAGGGAGATTTCGTATTTGTTTATTTTGCAGAATTAATAAACAAAGAGATTCATCCGAAAATAGAAAATCATTACAATTATTTTGCTGTAAAAAATGTAGAAGATATTGTTTCTATAGTAAATAGCGAAGATTTTCAATACAATACGCGAATCGTAAAATTTATTTTAAGCCTTGATGATAAACAATTTGCGTTTTTGATATCTAATATTTCAAGAAAGAAAAGCAACGAATTATTTCATCTTGCTATAAGTAATAATTACCATCAGATTTTAGAATATAAAAAGAATATTAACGTAATAAAAATAGATTAA
- a CDS encoding HAD family hydrolase, with protein sequence MKINYDNYSHLSFDLWLTLIKSNPEFKQKRNLLFRDFFEIEQPIEKVNEVVRYYDVLCNNINENTGLNIETYEIYYLILGAFNVDLSKYGTDKLSQFYNHTEELFLEYKPVLIFTNIQKMFDDVTNEGKTISVLSNTGFIKGFTLRKLLKYYDLLDYFKFQIYSDEVGFSKPNTEIYQLVFDEINKYKKIEKKDVLHIGDNSVADYSGALKFGFNAHLLKI encoded by the coding sequence TTGAAAATAAATTATGATAATTACAGTCACCTTTCTTTTGATCTGTGGCTTACATTAATAAAATCGAATCCAGAATTCAAGCAAAAAAGAAATCTGTTGTTCAGGGATTTTTTCGAAATTGAACAACCTATTGAAAAAGTAAATGAAGTAGTACGATATTATGATGTTCTTTGCAATAATATTAACGAAAACACAGGATTAAATATAGAAACATACGAAATATATTATTTAATTTTAGGAGCTTTTAATGTAGATCTTAGTAAATATGGAACTGATAAGCTATCTCAGTTTTATAATCATACTGAGGAATTGTTTTTAGAATATAAACCGGTTTTAATTTTTACTAATATTCAAAAAATGTTTGATGATGTTACTAATGAAGGCAAAACAATCAGTGTTTTGAGTAATACAGGTTTCATTAAAGGTTTTACATTACGAAAACTATTGAAATATTACGATTTGCTGGATTATTTTAAGTTCCAGATTTATTCTGACGAAGTTGGATTTTCTAAGCCTAATACTGAGATTTATCAATTAGTGTTTGATGAAATTAATAAATATAAAAAAATAGAGAAAAAAGATGTTTTACATATTGGCGACAATAGTGTTGCCGATTACAGCGGAGCTTTGAAATTTGGTTTTAACGCTCATCTCTTAAAAATATAA
- the gldM gene encoding gliding motility protein GldM: MAGGKLTPRQKMINLMYLVFIAMLAMNMSKEVLSAFGLMNEKFESANTSSEQTNAGLLSSLDQKAAEAKGEFAAAAVTAHKVESASKEFYAYIGGLKGDVLKGFETDKETGKLPYEAMDKGDNIDNWFTGEGYTAKGNEIISKIEKYKADMKVALSDKKYAAIVAEIEKKFDVSDVKNKEGLKDKYLAYHFKGFPAVASLAKLSAWQNDVQKAESDVYSAALGKAAVAAASYSNYQAIVVLDKNAYFQGEKVTGKVVLGRYDENTKPTSFQGPGQIVNGQAVISLTAGGVGEQDINGQFTFLEDGKNIPLKFSGKYVVVPRPNSATISADKMNVVYRGVVNPISVSFAGVDANKIVASAPGLNSAGKPGKYNMSPGSGTEATISVTGTLPNGDKVTDKKTFRIKGIPGPTGTIRGEMGVVKGPKSNLEIATIGAKLLDFDFEVGLDVVGFNLKIAGQPTVVVNGNKMNAQCKSVLAKAGRGDQVTISEIKTKLVGAGSYLLPRTAPVIYEIQ, encoded by the coding sequence ATGGCAGGAGGAAAATTAACCCCTAGACAGAAGATGATTAACCTGATGTATCTGGTTTTCATCGCAATGTTAGCAATGAATATGTCCAAAGAAGTATTGTCTGCTTTTGGATTAATGAATGAAAAATTTGAAAGTGCAAATACATCGTCTGAGCAAACGAATGCAGGACTATTGTCTTCACTTGATCAAAAAGCTGCTGAAGCAAAAGGAGAATTTGCCGCTGCTGCAGTTACAGCTCATAAAGTTGAATCAGCTTCAAAAGAATTTTATGCATACATCGGTGGATTAAAAGGCGATGTTTTGAAAGGTTTTGAAACTGATAAAGAGACTGGGAAATTGCCTTATGAGGCAATGGACAAAGGAGATAATATCGACAACTGGTTTACAGGTGAAGGATATACTGCAAAAGGAAATGAAATCATTTCTAAAATCGAGAAATACAAGGCTGACATGAAAGTCGCTTTATCTGATAAAAAGTATGCAGCTATAGTTGCAGAAATTGAAAAGAAATTTGATGTTTCTGATGTTAAAAATAAAGAAGGCTTGAAAGATAAGTACTTGGCTTATCACTTTAAAGGTTTTCCAGCCGTAGCTTCGTTAGCTAAACTTTCAGCTTGGCAAAATGATGTTCAAAAAGCTGAATCAGATGTTTATAGTGCTGCATTAGGAAAAGCTGCAGTTGCTGCTGCTTCTTACAGCAACTATCAGGCAATTGTAGTTTTAGATAAGAATGCATATTTCCAAGGTGAAAAAGTAACCGGTAAAGTAGTTTTAGGTCGTTATGATGAAAATACTAAGCCAACTTCATTCCAAGGACCTGGTCAAATCGTTAATGGTCAAGCTGTTATCTCATTAACCGCAGGTGGTGTAGGAGAGCAAGACATTAATGGTCAATTTACATTCTTGGAAGATGGTAAAAATATTCCGCTTAAATTTTCAGGAAAATATGTTGTAGTTCCAAGACCAAATTCTGCTACAATTTCTGCCGATAAAATGAATGTTGTTTATAGAGGTGTTGTTAATCCAATCTCTGTTTCTTTTGCTGGTGTTGATGCTAATAAAATTGTTGCAAGTGCACCAGGATTAAATTCTGCAGGTAAACCAGGTAAATACAATATGAGCCCAGGTTCAGGTACAGAGGCTACTATTTCTGTTACAGGTACATTACCAAACGGAGATAAAGTTACAGACAAGAAAACATTCAGAATTAAAGGTATTCCTGGTCCAACAGGTACAATTAGAGGTGAGATGGGTGTTGTTAAAGGACCTAAATCTAACTTAGAAATTGCTACAATAGGTGCTAAATTGCTTGATTTCGATTTTGAAGTTGGTTTAGATGTAGTTGGATTCAATTTAAAAATTGCTGGTCAGCCTACAGTTGTAGTGAATGGTAACAAAATGAATGCACAATGTAAATCAGTTCTTGCTAAAGCAGGCAGAGGAGATCAGGTTACTATTTCTGAAATTAAAACTAAACTTGTTGGAGCTGGAAGTTATTTATTGCCAAGAACCGCTCCGGTAATTTACGAAATACAATAA
- a CDS encoding NAD(P)/FAD-dependent oxidoreductase, which produces MFDYLIIGSGLAGISFSEIALKNNKTILVIDNTSQNSSEVAGGLYNPVILKRFSEVWDAKRQLALMNDFYSQMEDKLKEKFNFKMPVLRKFFSIEEQNNWFAASDKINLEPFLSTKLISKKFNGIDSPYGYGEVLHTGYVNTSLLVEKYKQFLIANNLLLQETFDSSLVEFLDVGIQYKNIQAKHVIFAEGYGLHKNPFFNYLPLDGTKGELFIIKAPDLNLDVIVNTSVFILPLGGNLFKVGATYNWHDKTAGPTEEGKKELLERIKEIITCDFEIVKHFGGIRPTVADRRPLIGTHELHKSLHILNGLGTRGVMLGPSLALLLFNHIEKGNPIDPQADIKRFHKRYLKSTIFRRP; this is translated from the coding sequence ATGTTTGACTATTTAATCATCGGATCTGGATTGGCCGGAATTTCTTTTTCTGAAATTGCACTTAAAAACAATAAGACAATTTTAGTTATTGATAATACATCTCAGAATTCTTCTGAAGTTGCAGGCGGCTTATATAATCCGGTAATTTTGAAACGATTTAGTGAGGTTTGGGACGCTAAAAGACAATTGGCTTTAATGAATGATTTCTATAGTCAGATGGAAGATAAACTGAAGGAGAAATTTAATTTTAAAATGCCTGTTTTAAGAAAGTTTTTCTCAATAGAAGAACAGAACAATTGGTTTGCTGCTTCAGACAAAATAAATCTGGAACCATTTTTATCTACTAAATTAATCTCTAAAAAGTTTAACGGTATAGATTCTCCTTATGGCTATGGAGAAGTTTTGCATACCGGATATGTAAATACATCATTGTTGGTAGAAAAGTACAAGCAATTTTTGATTGCAAATAATTTATTGCTTCAAGAAACTTTTGACAGTAGTCTTGTTGAGTTTTTAGACGTAGGAATTCAATATAAAAATATACAGGCTAAACATGTTATTTTTGCGGAAGGTTATGGATTACATAAAAATCCATTCTTTAATTATCTTCCACTAGATGGGACAAAAGGGGAATTATTCATAATAAAAGCTCCGGATCTAAACCTTGATGTTATCGTAAACACAAGTGTTTTTATTCTGCCATTAGGAGGAAATCTTTTCAAAGTTGGTGCTACTTACAATTGGCATGACAAGACAGCGGGACCAACAGAAGAAGGAAAAAAAGAACTTTTAGAACGCATTAAAGAAATTATTACATGTGATTTTGAAATCGTAAAACATTTTGGCGGTATTCGGCCAACAGTTGCTGATAGAAGGCCTCTTATAGGAACTCATGAGTTACATAAATCCCTTCATATTTTAAATGGATTAGGCACCCGGGGAGTAATGCTTGGTCCTTCATTAGCGCTACTATTGTTTAATCATATCGAAAAAGGAAATCCGATTGATCCTCAGGCAGATATTAAACGTTTCCATAAAAGATATTTAAAGTCTACTATTTTTCGCCGGCCTTAG
- a CDS encoding toxic anion resistance protein, translating to MSENQLITQENNALIDKDGNVNLASITEADVNNYKSISNQLNENDANSILNYGAEIQNSIAKQSDTFLTNVRTYNSGEVGTLINDLLTELNYVDVDQLDQGPFKRFISKIPLLNKLITDVKKLFQEYDRITVNIEKISNKVKAGMINSVKDNSALQTMFDGNVNLIKEMEKHIIAGQIRFKELNEELAVMEGNSAQYQDYQISDKRTFINRLDKRLADMKIVRFIMLQSLAQIRVVQNNNTSIAEKAQSILTTTMPVWKNQLTLAVALQRQKQNIEVQRRVSETTNTILQKNAEMLKQNSIEVARENENTIVSLETLKMTTKSLIDTLTEVKQIHEQGTKTRRQLDAGLQSLEQELKKGVVS from the coding sequence ATGTCAGAAAATCAATTGATTACTCAGGAAAATAATGCATTGATTGACAAAGATGGAAATGTAAATTTAGCTTCGATTACCGAAGCTGATGTAAACAATTACAAATCTATTTCTAATCAGTTAAACGAGAATGATGCCAATTCAATTCTGAATTATGGTGCCGAAATTCAAAACTCTATTGCAAAACAGAGTGATACTTTCTTAACGAATGTAAGAACTTATAACTCAGGAGAAGTAGGAACTTTAATCAACGATCTGCTTACAGAATTGAATTATGTAGATGTTGATCAGTTAGATCAAGGTCCATTTAAGAGATTTATTTCTAAAATTCCATTACTAAATAAGTTAATTACTGATGTAAAAAAATTATTCCAGGAATATGACCGAATTACTGTAAATATTGAAAAAATCAGTAATAAAGTTAAAGCCGGAATGATTAATTCTGTGAAAGATAACAGTGCGCTTCAGACTATGTTTGACGGGAATGTGAATCTGATCAAAGAAATGGAAAAACACATTATTGCAGGACAGATTCGTTTTAAAGAATTAAACGAAGAACTTGCTGTAATGGAAGGAAACAGTGCACAATATCAGGATTATCAGATTTCTGATAAAAGAACTTTCATTAATCGTTTAGACAAACGTCTTGCTGATATGAAAATTGTACGTTTTATTATGCTGCAGTCTTTAGCGCAGATTAGAGTTGTTCAGAACAATAATACTTCTATTGCAGAAAAAGCACAGTCTATTTTGACTACTACGATGCCGGTTTGGAAAAACCAGCTTACATTGGCAGTTGCTTTACAAAGGCAAAAACAGAATATTGAAGTTCAAAGAAGAGTTTCTGAAACAACCAATACGATTTTGCAGAAAAACGCAGAAATGCTGAAACAAAACAGTATTGAAGTTGCGAGAGAAAACGAAAATACCATTGTTTCTCTTGAAACCTTGAAAATGACAACAAAATCTTTGATCGATACTTTGACAGAAGTAAAACAAATACACGAGCAGGGTACAAAAACAAGAAGACAGCTTGA